The DNA region CGAGGTCGATGGCGGCCTGCAGACCGTGAGCCTCAAGCTGCCGGCGATCGTGACGACGGACCTGCGCCTCAACGAGCCGCGCTACGCGTCGCTGCCCAACATCATGAAGGCCAAGAAGAAGCCCCTGGAGGAGCTGGCACCCGACGCGCTGGGCGTCGACGTGACCCCGCGGCTCACGGTGCTGAAGACGGCCGAGCCGCCGGGCCGCTCGGCCGGCGTGAAGGTCGCCTCCGCGGCCGAGCTCGTCCAGAAGCTCAAGGTCGAAGCCGGCGTCATCTGATCCGCAGGCGGGGCTCCCAGTCGACGGTCGAGCCCCGCGCCACCATCCTCGAGGGCACCAGCAGACCATGACGACACTCCTCTTCGTCGAGCACGGCAACGGCCAGATCAAGGACGGCACGCTGAAGGCGCTCGCCGCCGCCAAGGAGATCGGCGCGCCGATCCACGCCCTGGTCCTGGGCACGGGCTCCAGGGCCGTGGCCGAGGCCGCGGGCAAATTCGACGGCGTCGAGAAGGTCCTGAACGCCGAGGACGGCGTCTACGACCACGACCTCGCCGAGCCCGTCTCCGCGCTGATCGCCGCCGTCGCCGAGCCCTACGACACGATCATCGCGTCGGCCTCGACCACGGGCAAGAACGTGCTGCCGCGCGTGGCCGCCCTGCTCGACGTCGCGCAGATCTCCGACATCATCAAGGTCGTCTCGCCCGACACGTTCGAGCGGCCGATCTACGCCGGCAACGCGATCCAGACCGTGCAGGCGCCGGCCGGCAAGAAGGTGATCACGGTGCGCACCGCGGCCTTCAAGGCCGCCGAAGAGGGTGGCGCCGCGGCGCCGGTGGAGGCCGTGTCGGCGTCCGCCCCCGCGCCGGGCGGCTCGACCTTCAAGGGCGAGGAGATCGCCAAGTCCGATCGGCCGGAGCTGGCCTCGGCGCGGATCATCGTGTCCGGTGGCCGCTCGCTCGGCTCGTCGGACAAGTTCCACGAGCTGATCGAGCCGCTGGCCGACTCGCTGGGCGCCGCCGTCGGCGCCTCGCGCGCCGCCGTGGACGCGGGCTACGCGCCGAACGACTGGCAGGTGGGGCAGACCGGCAAGGTCGTGGCGCCGGACCTCTACGTCGCGGTGGGCATCTCGGGCGCGATCCAGCACCTCGCCGGCATGAAGGATTCGAAGGTCATCGTCGCCATCAACAAGGATGAGGACGCGCCGATCTTCCAGGTGGCCGATTACGGACTCGTCGGTGACCTCTTCCAGGTCGTGCCCGAGCTGCAATCCGAGATCGGCAAAGCCAAGGGCCAGTAACGGCACCGGTTCTGGCAACCCGCGAGCATTGTCGCAGAACGCGGCTTCACGGGTTCCTTCCGGATCGAGGATTGGTCTAGAAGGCAGCAACGGCGAGACTTCGCGCGGTGCCGTCGCGTCCGTACCGTCCGGTGGGCGGCCCGGCCGTGCTACGGCATCCGCCTTGGGGGCACAGGTCGGCACATGCATATGGAGATCAAGCGGGTCGGCATCGTCGGCGCGGGCCAGATGGGCAGCGGCATCGCGCAGGTCTGCGCCACCGCCGGCTTCGAGGTCCTGCTGAACGACCGCGATTCCGCCCGGCTCGAGAACGGGCTGTCGGTGATCGAGGGCAGCCTCGCGCGCCTCGTCTCGAAGGGCACGCTCAGCGAGGGCGACAGCGGCGAGGCCCGTTCGCGCATCGTGCCCGCACGGGATTTCGCCGCCCTCCACCCGTGCGATCTGGTCATCGAGGCGGCGACCGAGAACGAGGCGACGAAGCGCGAGATCTTCACCACGCTGTGCGGGTCGCTGCGACCGGAGACCCTGGTGGCGACCAACACGTCGTCGATCTCGATCACCCGGCTCGCCGCCGCGACGGACCGGCCGGAGAAGTTCATCGGCATCCACTTCATGAACCCGGTGCCGGTGATGCAGCTCGTAGAGCTGATCCGCGGCATCGCCACCGAGGACACGACCTACGAGTCGGCCAAGGCGTTCATCGCGAAGCTCGGCAAGACGTCGACGATGTCGGAGGATTTCCCGGCCTTCATCGTCAACCGGATCCTGCTGCCGATGATCAACGAGGCGATCTACACGCTCTACGAGGGCGTCGGATCGGTCGAGTCGATCGACACCGCCATGAAGCTCGGCGCGAACCACCCGATGGGTCCGCTGCAGCTCGCAGACTTCATCGGCCTCGACACCTGCCTGTCCGTCATGCAGGTGCTCTACGAGGGCTTGGCCGATTCCAAGTACCGGCCCTGCCCGCTCCTCGTGAAGTACGTCGAGGCCGGCTGGCTCGGCCGGAAGGCCAAGCGCGGCTTCTACGATTACCGCGGTCCGACGCCGATCCCGACCCGCTGAGGCAGCGAGCTCCCGGAACGGCCCGCGGCCGTCCCGAGCGCGTCCTGTTCGTTCGCCCCTACTTCGGGGTGCCGTTCGCGCCCGGCTGGGCCGGCTGCGGGTAGGACGGGTTACCGCCCGGAACGGCGGTGCTGTTCGACGGCGACGACCCGCCGGACTGGCCGTTGACCGAGCCGGTCACCTCTTTGCGCGACGCGTCCTGGCTCTGGCTGGCATAGTCCTTCGGCGAGTTGGCGCCGTTCCACGTGAGCAGCCCCACGGTGGCGATCGCCAGCAGGACGAGGCTCGCGACCAGCACCCAGAGGACGGGCTTGCCGCGCTCGCCCTGACGGCTCTCGTTCGGGTTCAGTCTCTCGGCCATGTGCAAAACCTTCCTCGGCGGGACGCCACACGCCGAAACGGGCGCTGTGCGACACGATCTCGTTACCGGCGGCCAACGCGGGGCCGCCGAGGCAGGTTCCTGACGGGGACCGGCGCTAGCGCCCGGTCGTCAGCAGGATCTTGCCGAGATGGGCGCTCGATTCCATCAGCTCGTGCGCCTCCCGCGCCCGTTCCAGCGGGAACGTGGCGTGGGTGACGGACCGGATCCGCCCGGCCTCGAGTTCCGGCCAGATGTCCCGGCGCAGGCCTTCGGCGATCGCGGCCTTGTCGGCCTTCCCGCGCGGGCGCAGAGTCGAGCCGGTGAAGGTCAGGCGGTTGCGCATGATCGGCGTGATGTTCAGCCCGTCGACCTTGTAGCCGCCCATCAGGGCGATCATCACGAGCCGCCCATCCGGTGCCAGCGACTTGAGGTTCCGGGCGAGGTAGCTCGCGCCGATCATGTCGAGAATGACGTCGACGCCGCGACCGTCGGTGAGGCGCTTCACCTCCTCGGCGAAATCGGCCTGCTTGTAGTCGATCGCGGCGTCCGCCCCGAGGGCCTCGCAGAACCGGCACTTCTCGGCCGAGCCGGCCGTGGCGAAGACGCGGGCGCCGACGTGCTTGGCGATCTGGATCGCGGTGGCGCCGATGCCGCTCGAGCCGCCATGCACGAGGAAGCTCTCGCCGCGCGCGAGGCGGCCGCGCTGGACGACGTTGGAGTAGACCGTGAAGAAGGTCTCCGGCAGGCCGCCGGCGTCGACCAGCGAGACGGCCTTCGGGCGCGGCAGGCAGTGGGCCGCCTCGGCCACGGCGTACTCGGCGTAGCCGCCGCTGATCACGAGGGCGCAGACCTCGTCCCCGGCCGACAGACCCTCGACCCCGCTGCCGAGCGCGACCACGCGGCCGGCGACTTCGAGGCCCGGAATCTCGGTGGCGCCGGGCGGCGGCGGGTACACCCCGGACCGCTGCGCCACGTCGGGCCGGTTCACGCCGGCGGCCACCACCTCGATCAGGACCTGACCGGGCCCCGGGCTCGGCACCGGGGCGGTCTCCAGGCTGATCACCTCCGGACCCCCGGAGCCCGCGTAGCGTATCTGGCGCATGGTCCCGGGCAAGTCAGTGGTGGCCATCAGCGATTGTCCTCCGCGCGCACGTCGTCTCGGCCGCGCTCACGGTGTCGCGGTCCGGCTCTACTCGCGGCAACGGGCGCGCTTGGCAAGCCGCGCGCCCGCCCGTCAGCGGTCCGGAGCGCCGCCTAGCGGGCCGCCGCCTTCACGGCGGCCGGGAGCACGATCGCGCCCTGCGCGAGGCCCTTCGGCCAGACCGCGACCTGCTTGCCGTCCTGCCACTGCGCCATCAGGCCGGTGACGAAGCCGGTCCCGTACTTGATCGAGTGGGTGAACGGGTCGTCCTTGCCGTAGAACTGCGTGCGCCCGACGGTGCCGACCCAGTCGGTCTTCTCCAGGGCGTCGACGAGCTTGTCGGCCTCCGTGGTGCCGGCCCGCTTCACCGCGTCGGCCGTGTAGTAGACCTGATCGTAGGCCATGTACCCGGCGTAGGACGGGTCGCTGCCGAAGCGCTTCTTGAACGCGGCGCTGAAGGCGAGCGACTTGTCGGTGATCGCCGCGCCCGGCACCGCGATGCTCTGGAAGATCACGCCCTGCGTGGCACCGTTGGTGTTCGACCAGAAGGTCGAGGAGGTCGCCTGCGAGTTCATGCCCGTCATGGCGAGCGGCACCTTCTGGTTCTGCCACTGCACCGTCGGCTGGACGCCGACATGCGAGATGCCGGTGACGATCAGGTCGGGCTTGGCCGCCTCGATCTTGTTGTAGATCGGCGTGAAGTCGCCCGTGTCCGGCGAGAAGCGGATGTGGTCGACGACCTTCACGCCGATCTCGGGGAGGCACTTCTCGTAGCCGACGTCGAGCGGCCGGGTCCAGGCGGCGTCCTCGCTCATGATCGCGGCGGTCTTCACCTTCATCAGGTCGATCAGCATGTCCTTGGTGGAGTCGCAGATCGACTGGGCCAGGGCCGCCGAGGTCAGGTAGCCGTGGAAGGTGTACTTGTTGCGGGCGTAGTCCTTGTGGACCGCGAGGCTGATCTCGTTCGAGGCCGCGCCGGGCGTGATCATCGGCGTCTTGAGCCGGGCCGCCCAGGGCATGAGCGCCAGCACGACCTCCGAGATGTAGCTGGCGATGACGAGGTTGACCTTGTCCTCGGAGACCGCCCGCTGGAAGGCGCGGACCGCGTCGGAGGCGGAGGACTTGTCGTCGTAGGTGACGACCTGGATCTGGCGGCCGTCGACGCCGCCCTGGGCGTTGATCTCGTCGGCGGCGAGCTGGACGGCCTGCGGGATCGAGGCCCCGACCACGGACTGCGCCTCGGCGATCACCCCGATCCTGATCGGATCGGCGGCCCGCGCCTGCGTCGATCCCAACAATCCGGCCACTGCGAGCAGGGCCAGGGCCCGACTCGAGACGCTGCGTTCCATCGGCATGGGCTTCCTCCTGCGGCCCGTGCGGCTTTTGCCGCCGCATCGGGACCAGGGGTCGAGTGTGCAGCACGCGGCTGCTTGAATACAGTGTGCAGATACGCGAACGCGTGACAGACAGCCGCTCACCTGTCCGAACGTCTGAAGAGCACGCTCAGATTGTTGGCCGGCATGGCCACCCGCCGGACCAGGGTGAGCCCGTGCCGGGCCGCTTCCGCCGCGACGGCGTCGAGGTCCCGCACGCCCCAGGTCGGATCCCGGGCGCGCAGGGAGGCGTCGAAGGCGGCGTTGCTCGCCGCGAAAGGCCGGTCGGCCTCGCGGAACGGTCCGTACAGGAACAGGACGCCGCGCTCGCCCAGGACGCGGCCCGCTCCGGCCATCAGCCCCTCGGTGGCGGCCCAAGGCGCGATGTGGATCATGTTGATGCAGACGATCCCGTCGACCCGCGCGACAGGCCAAGCGGCGGCCGCGGCGTCGAGCGCGAGCGGGAGCCGGATGTTGGCGAGCCCCGCCCGGAGCGCGTGCGCGGCGATGCTGCGCCGCGCGGCGGGCTCCGGATCGCTCGGCAGCCAGTCCAGGCCCGGCAGGGCCGCGGCGACGTGGACCGCGTGCTCGCCGGAGCCGCTGGCGACCTCCAGGACGGTGCCGCTGGCGGGCAGGACCTCGCGGAGGACGGCCAGGATCGCGTCGCGATTGCGCGCGACGGCCGGCGCTGTCAGGGCGTCGTTCACGTCGACCTCCCAGCCGAGCATGGATGCTCCCATCGGTCTGCGCAGTCCGTCGACGGGATGGCGGCCGGACGCGTCACGCCCCCATATTGCGCGGGCGGACCCGTTGCCATACCGCATTCCAACGGTGTTCTGCCCGCACAACGCGCTGTTCGAGCCATCCTCCGCGTCTTCACGGTGCGGAACGAGCCGACCGGCCCGGCACCGGGGCGAGCGCCGCCGCGCTTCCGGACCCGCCCGGCATCCGAGACGTCCAGGATTTCGCCCATCGTGCCCGACCCGCAAGCCGCCCCGACACTGCCCAAGGTCGCGACGGGCATCACCGGTTTCGACGACCTGACGTACGGCGGACTGCCGGCCGGGCGGCCGACGCTCATCTGCGGCGCGGCGGGCTGCGGCAAGACGCTGTTCGCCACGACCTTCCTGGTCAACGGCGCGACGCTCTACGGCGAGCCCGGCGTGTTCATGAGCTTCGAGGAGCGGGCCGATGATCTGGCGGCGAACGTCGCGTCGCTCGGCTACGACCTCGACGGCCTCGTCGCCGCCGGCCATCTCGCGATCGACCACGTCCGCGTGGAGCGGAGCGAGATCGAGGAGACCGGCGAGTACGACCTCGAGGGCCTGTTCATCCGCCTCGGCTTCGCGGTGGATTCGATCGGCGCCAAGCGCGTCGTTCTCGACACGATCGAGACCCTGTTCGCGGGCTTCACCGATCCGACGCTGCTCCGCGCCGAGCTGCGCCGCCTGTTCGGCTGGATCAAGGATCGCGGTCTGACCGCGATCATCACGGGCGAGCGCGGCGACGGGCCACTCACCCGCCAGGGCCTGGAGGAGTACGTCTCCGACTGCGTCGTCCTGCTCGATAACCGCGTCGAGGCCCAGATAACGACGCGGCGGCTGCGCGTCGTGAAGTATCGCGGCTCCGCCCACGGCACCAACGAGTACCCGTTTTTGATCGATCACGCGGGAATCAGCGTCCTGCCCGTGACCTCGACGGATCTCGACTACGCCGTGCCCGACGGCATCCTCTCCACCGGAATCGCCGGGCTCGATGCCATGCTGGGGCCGCGGGGCTTCCATCGCGGCTCCGGGATTCTGATCTCCGGCGAGGCGGGGACCGGGAAGAGCATGCTCGCCGCCTCGATCCTCGACGCGGCCTGCCGGCGCGGCGAGCGCTGCATGGCCTTCGTGTTCGAGGAGAGCGGCGCCCAGATCATCCGCAACGCGCGCTCGATCGGGCTCGACCTCGCCGCGCACGTGGCGAGCGGCCGCCTCCGGTTCGAGGCGGCGCGGCCGAGCCTGTTCGGGCTGGAGACGCATCTCGCGCGGATGCACCGCGACCTCGACCAGTTCCGGCCGGACGTGGTGGTGCTCGACCCCATCTCCGCCCTGCGCGGGCCGTCGGGCGAGCTGCAGGCGACGCTCCTGCGCATGATCGACCTGATCAAGACCCGCGGCATCACGGCGATCTTCACCACCCTGCGCGGGGACGGCTCGCTGATCGAGGACGACGATCTCGGCGTGTCCTCGCTGATGGATGCCTGGATCAAGCTCCAGAACATGGAGGCGAACGGCGAGCGGACGCGGACCCTCTACGTCATCAAGGCGCGGGGCATGAGCCACTCCAACCAGATTCGCGAATTTCTGATGTCGTCGGGCGGGATCCAGTTGGTGGATGCCTATATTGGTCCTTCAGGTGTCGTAA from Methylobacterium sp. NMS14P includes:
- a CDS encoding electron transfer flavoprotein subunit alpha/FixB family protein, which codes for MTTLLFVEHGNGQIKDGTLKALAAAKEIGAPIHALVLGTGSRAVAEAAGKFDGVEKVLNAEDGVYDHDLAEPVSALIAAVAEPYDTIIASASTTGKNVLPRVAALLDVAQISDIIKVVSPDTFERPIYAGNAIQTVQAPAGKKVITVRTAAFKAAEEGGAAAPVEAVSASAPAPGGSTFKGEEIAKSDRPELASARIIVSGGRSLGSSDKFHELIEPLADSLGAAVGASRAAVDAGYAPNDWQVGQTGKVVAPDLYVAVGISGAIQHLAGMKDSKVIVAINKDEDAPIFQVADYGLVGDLFQVVPELQSEIGKAKGQ
- a CDS encoding 3-hydroxybutyryl-CoA dehydrogenase, giving the protein MHMEIKRVGIVGAGQMGSGIAQVCATAGFEVLLNDRDSARLENGLSVIEGSLARLVSKGTLSEGDSGEARSRIVPARDFAALHPCDLVIEAATENEATKREIFTTLCGSLRPETLVATNTSSISITRLAAATDRPEKFIGIHFMNPVPVMQLVELIRGIATEDTTYESAKAFIAKLGKTSTMSEDFPAFIVNRILLPMINEAIYTLYEGVGSVESIDTAMKLGANHPMGPLQLADFIGLDTCLSVMQVLYEGLADSKYRPCPLLVKYVEAGWLGRKAKRGFYDYRGPTPIPTR
- a CDS encoding NAD(P)H-quinone oxidoreductase yields the protein MATTDLPGTMRQIRYAGSGGPEVISLETAPVPSPGPGQVLIEVVAAGVNRPDVAQRSGVYPPPPGATEIPGLEVAGRVVALGSGVEGLSAGDEVCALVISGGYAEYAVAEAAHCLPRPKAVSLVDAGGLPETFFTVYSNVVQRGRLARGESFLVHGGSSGIGATAIQIAKHVGARVFATAGSAEKCRFCEALGADAAIDYKQADFAEEVKRLTDGRGVDVILDMIGASYLARNLKSLAPDGRLVMIALMGGYKVDGLNITPIMRNRLTFTGSTLRPRGKADKAAIAEGLRRDIWPELEAGRIRSVTHATFPLERAREAHELMESSAHLGKILLTTGR
- a CDS encoding ABC transporter substrate-binding protein, with the protein product MPMERSVSSRALALLAVAGLLGSTQARAADPIRIGVIAEAQSVVGASIPQAVQLAADEINAQGGVDGRQIQVVTYDDKSSASDAVRAFQRAVSEDKVNLVIASYISEVVLALMPWAARLKTPMITPGAASNEISLAVHKDYARNKYTFHGYLTSAALAQSICDSTKDMLIDLMKVKTAAIMSEDAAWTRPLDVGYEKCLPEIGVKVVDHIRFSPDTGDFTPIYNKIEAAKPDLIVTGISHVGVQPTVQWQNQKVPLAMTGMNSQATSSTFWSNTNGATQGVIFQSIAVPGAAITDKSLAFSAAFKKRFGSDPSYAGYMAYDQVYYTADAVKRAGTTEADKLVDALEKTDWVGTVGRTQFYGKDDPFTHSIKYGTGFVTGLMAQWQDGKQVAVWPKGLAQGAIVLPAAVKAAAR
- a CDS encoding DUF938 domain-containing protein; translation: MLGWEVDVNDALTAPAVARNRDAILAVLREVLPASGTVLEVASGSGEHAVHVAAALPGLDWLPSDPEPAARRSIAAHALRAGLANIRLPLALDAAAAAWPVARVDGIVCINMIHIAPWAATEGLMAGAGRVLGERGVLFLYGPFREADRPFAASNAAFDASLRARDPTWGVRDLDAVAAEAARHGLTLVRRVAMPANNLSVLFRRSDR
- the kaiC gene encoding circadian clock protein KaiC, with amino-acid sequence MPDPQAAPTLPKVATGITGFDDLTYGGLPAGRPTLICGAAGCGKTLFATTFLVNGATLYGEPGVFMSFEERADDLAANVASLGYDLDGLVAAGHLAIDHVRVERSEIEETGEYDLEGLFIRLGFAVDSIGAKRVVLDTIETLFAGFTDPTLLRAELRRLFGWIKDRGLTAIITGERGDGPLTRQGLEEYVSDCVVLLDNRVEAQITTRRLRVVKYRGSAHGTNEYPFLIDHAGISVLPVTSTDLDYAVPDGILSTGIAGLDAMLGPRGFHRGSGILISGEAGTGKSMLAASILDAACRRGERCMAFVFEESGAQIIRNARSIGLDLAAHVASGRLRFEAARPSLFGLETHLARMHRDLDQFRPDVVVLDPISALRGPSGELQATLLRMIDLIKTRGITAIFTTLRGDGSLIEDDDLGVSSLMDAWIKLQNMEANGERTRTLYVIKARGMSHSNQIREFLMSSGGIQLVDAYIGPSGVVTGTARLVQEAQERAAAQQQRDATERRLRDMARRRSALERQIEELRAGLEAAVDEEESLRAEDAARGVTLAAEQQALIARRSAAE